The Rhodococcus sp. X156 genome window below encodes:
- a CDS encoding ABC transporter ATP-binding protein, with amino-acid sequence MSTPEQTQLVTARGVGRAFGTDPVLRDVDLDLIPGEIVALVGRSGSGKSTLLRALAGLDTGHTGTIEVPASRAVAFQEPRLLPWKRVRDNVALGLGRGGRERAEAALAEVGLAHRVHAWPLTLSGGEAQRVSLARALVRNPELLLLDEPFGALDALTRLSAHEVLGRLWDQHRFAVLLVTHDVEEAVLLADRVLVLDDGRIAHDLPVDLPRPRRRSDPALVALRTTILSHLGVTA; translated from the coding sequence GTGAGCACCCCCGAGCAGACCCAGCTGGTCACGGCCCGCGGCGTGGGCCGCGCGTTCGGCACCGACCCGGTGCTGCGCGACGTCGACCTCGACCTGATCCCCGGTGAGATCGTCGCCCTGGTGGGGCGCAGCGGCTCCGGCAAGTCCACCCTGCTGCGCGCGCTGGCCGGCCTGGACACCGGCCACACCGGCACCATCGAGGTGCCCGCCAGCCGGGCCGTCGCCTTCCAGGAGCCGCGGCTGCTGCCGTGGAAGCGGGTGCGTGACAACGTCGCCCTCGGGCTGGGTCGGGGCGGCCGGGAGCGGGCCGAGGCCGCGCTGGCCGAGGTCGGTCTGGCCCACCGGGTGCACGCCTGGCCGCTGACCCTCTCCGGCGGTGAGGCCCAGCGGGTGTCGCTGGCCCGCGCCCTGGTGCGCAACCCCGAGCTGCTGCTGCTGGACGAGCCCTTCGGCGCGCTGGACGCGCTCACCCGGCTCAGCGCCCACGAGGTGCTCGGGCGGCTGTGGGACCAGCACCGCTTCGCGGTCCTGCTCGTCACCCACGACGTGGAGGAGGCGGTGCTGCTGGCCGACCGCGTCCTCGTCCTTGACGACGGCCGTATCGCCCACGACCTCCCCGTCGACCTGCCCCGTCCGCGCCGGCGCTCCGACCCCGCCCTGGTCGCCCTGCGCACCACCATCCTCAGCCACCTGGGAGTCACCGCATGA
- a CDS encoding LLM class flavin-dependent oxidoreductase, giving the protein MSIHLHWYLPTSGDGREVIGAQAHLGTASAPRAASLDYLALVARAVEQLGFEAVLTPTGTHCNDAWLTTAALLRETRTLKFLVAFRPGLVSPTLAAQQAAAYQEISDGRLLLNIVTGGDAQEQRRFGDWLDHDRRYERTAEFLTVLRGAWSGTPFDHTGEHYQVQGATVHNPPSPVPEVFFGGASPAGREVAAQHADTYLTWTEPPARTAELLDDVRARAARHGRSLSHGIRVHVISRDTTEEAWAEAARLQSRIDPALASLVQDKLATVESEGQRRQTAQLAGANERLEVYPGLWAGYGLIRPGAGTALVGSHQEVADLLAEYAALGVDHFILSGQPHLEEAYWFGEGVVPLLRRRGLLGDGGPDQAPPASPASPQPASGASVREPVLSPS; this is encoded by the coding sequence ATGAGCATCCACCTGCACTGGTATCTGCCCACCTCCGGCGACGGCCGGGAGGTGATCGGTGCCCAGGCCCACCTGGGCACCGCGTCGGCTCCGCGCGCCGCGTCGCTGGACTACCTGGCCCTGGTGGCCCGGGCCGTGGAGCAGCTCGGCTTCGAGGCCGTCCTCACCCCCACCGGCACCCACTGCAACGACGCCTGGCTGACCACGGCGGCGCTGCTGCGGGAGACCCGCACGCTGAAGTTCCTGGTGGCCTTCCGCCCCGGCCTGGTCAGCCCCACCCTGGCCGCCCAGCAGGCCGCCGCGTACCAGGAGATCTCCGACGGGCGCCTGCTGCTGAACATCGTCACCGGCGGCGACGCCCAGGAGCAGCGGCGCTTTGGTGACTGGCTCGACCACGACCGCCGCTACGAGCGCACCGCGGAGTTCCTCACCGTGCTGCGCGGGGCGTGGTCGGGCACCCCGTTCGACCACACCGGCGAGCACTACCAGGTGCAGGGCGCCACCGTGCACAACCCGCCGTCCCCGGTGCCCGAGGTGTTCTTCGGCGGGGCCAGCCCGGCGGGGCGGGAGGTGGCCGCCCAGCACGCCGACACCTACCTCACCTGGACCGAGCCACCGGCCAGGACCGCGGAGCTGCTCGACGACGTGCGCGCCCGCGCAGCGCGACACGGGCGCAGCCTCAGCCACGGCATCCGGGTGCACGTGATCAGCCGCGACACCACCGAGGAGGCCTGGGCCGAGGCCGCCAGGCTGCAGTCACGCATCGACCCCGCGCTGGCGTCGTTGGTGCAGGACAAGCTGGCGACGGTGGAGTCGGAGGGCCAGCGCCGCCAGACCGCGCAGCTCGCCGGCGCCAACGAGCGCCTAGAGGTCTACCCGGGCCTGTGGGCCGGCTACGGGCTGATCCGGCCCGGCGCCGGCACCGCGCTGGTGGGCAGCCACCAGGAGGTGGCCGACCTGCTGGCCGAGTACGCCGCCCTCGGCGTGGACCACTTCATCCTCTCCGGCCAGCCGCACCTGGAGGAGGCGTACTGGTTCGGCGAGGGGGTTGTCCCGCTGCTGCGCCGCCGCGGCCTGCTCGGTGACGGCGGGCCCGACCAGGCGCCGCCGGCATCGCCGGCATCGCCCCAGCCAGCGTCGGGGGCCTCGGTGCGCGAACCTGTGCTCAGCCCGTCCTGA
- a CDS encoding carbonic anhydrase — protein MSVTDEYLHNNEAYAASFTGPLPLPPAKHVAVLACMDARLDVHAALGIKEGEAHVIRNAGGVVTDDEIRSLAISQRLLGTREIVLIHHTDCGMLTFTDDDFRSAIEQDVGTRPSWASEAFTDLETDVRQQVQKILDSPYVPVKDSVRGFIFDVATGRLSEVR, from the coding sequence ATGAGCGTCACCGACGAGTACCTGCACAACAACGAGGCATACGCCGCGTCCTTCACCGGGCCCCTGCCGCTGCCCCCGGCCAAGCACGTGGCGGTGCTGGCCTGCATGGACGCCCGGCTCGACGTCCACGCCGCGCTGGGCATCAAGGAGGGCGAGGCCCACGTCATCCGCAACGCCGGCGGGGTGGTCACCGACGACGAGATCCGCTCGCTGGCCATCAGCCAGCGGCTGCTGGGCACCCGGGAGATCGTGCTGATCCACCACACCGACTGCGGGATGCTCACCTTCACCGACGACGACTTCCGCTCCGCCATCGAGCAGGACGTCGGGACCCGGCCCAGCTGGGCGTCCGAGGCCTTCACCGACCTCGAGACTGACGTCCGCCAGCAGGTGCAGAAGATCCTGGACAGTCCGTACGTCCCGGTGAAGGACAGCGTGCGGGGCTTCATCTTCGACGTGGCAACCGGCCGGTTGTCCGAGGTGCGCTGA
- a CDS encoding helix-turn-helix domain-containing protein, translated as MLKSVAALVLDGLAVFEFGVVCEVFGIDRTEDGVPAFDFRVCGPEAGVPLSSPVGVQVVPSHGLEGLAGADLVTVPAVETLEGYPPEVLAALREAHDNGAVLLSVCSGAFVLGAAGLLDGRRCTSHWRHVRELQDRFPLAQVDPDVLFVDEGSLITSAGTAAGIDACLHLVRRELGSSVTNAIARRMVVPPQREGGQRQFFERPVPDCTSDGLGEILGWMLEHLDQPHTVAALAARAHTSARTFARRFAAETGTTPLQWLNTQRVLQAQQLLEDTDLDMDAVAQRCGFGTATLLRHHFTRAVGVSPSGYRKTFSTIAR; from the coding sequence ATGCTGAAGTCGGTCGCAGCCCTGGTCCTGGACGGCCTCGCCGTCTTCGAGTTCGGCGTGGTCTGCGAGGTCTTCGGGATCGACCGCACCGAGGACGGGGTTCCCGCCTTCGACTTCCGGGTGTGCGGCCCGGAAGCCGGAGTCCCGCTGAGCTCGCCCGTCGGCGTGCAGGTGGTGCCCTCCCACGGGCTCGAAGGTCTGGCGGGAGCCGACCTGGTGACCGTTCCCGCCGTGGAGACGCTGGAGGGCTACCCGCCGGAGGTGCTGGCGGCGCTGCGCGAGGCCCACGACAACGGCGCCGTGTTGCTCAGCGTGTGCTCCGGGGCCTTCGTCCTCGGTGCTGCCGGACTGCTGGACGGCCGGCGCTGCACCAGCCACTGGCGCCACGTCCGTGAGCTGCAGGACCGCTTTCCCCTGGCCCAGGTGGACCCCGACGTGCTCTTCGTGGACGAGGGCAGCCTGATCACCAGCGCAGGGACGGCAGCCGGGATCGACGCCTGCCTGCACCTGGTGCGCCGGGAGCTGGGCTCCAGCGTCACCAACGCCATCGCCCGGCGGATGGTCGTGCCCCCGCAGCGCGAGGGCGGACAGCGCCAATTCTTCGAGCGGCCGGTCCCGGACTGCACCAGCGACGGCCTCGGCGAGATCCTCGGGTGGATGCTGGAGCACCTCGACCAGCCGCACACCGTGGCCGCCCTGGCCGCACGGGCCCACACCTCCGCCCGCACCTTCGCCCGCCGCTTCGCCGCCGAGACCGGCACCACCCCGCTGCAGTGGCTCAACACCCAGCGGGTGCTGCAGGCGCAGCAGCTGCTGGAGGACACCGACCTGGACATGGACGCCGTCGCGCAACGGTGCGGCTTCGGCACCGCCACGCTGCTGCGCCACCACTTCACCCGCGCCGTCGGCGTCTCCCCCAGCGGGTACCGCAAGACGTTCAGCACGATCGCTCGCTGA